Proteins from one Hemiscyllium ocellatum isolate sHemOce1 chromosome 6, sHemOce1.pat.X.cur, whole genome shotgun sequence genomic window:
- the LOC132816974 gene encoding BTB/POZ domain-containing protein KCTD14-like yields the protein MKFSSLPSLQQASGVMILNVGGQIYTTTASTLKKYPRSTLAELCSNPGKAIIDRKGRIFIDREGTFFKYILAFLRSGQLPTRFTQQIYQEALFYNIEPLVELLRDSPELYGELVGRQQFLSEVPNYMENVEVLIHLARAESVGSRRSWVMVCVVKNKEDEAKVLETIRDLGPDKDSLVKFGPWRPSPTASDLLDCIKLDIEKRGYNVSFQPYKAVRGLLSSSCNLLFQFVFTWW from the coding sequence ATGAAATTCTCTTCTCTTCCCTCCCTGCAACAGGCTTCAGGAGTTATGATTCTTAATGTTGGGGGTCAGATCTACACCACAACAGCAAGTACCCTGAAGAAATATCCTAGGTCCACACTGGCTGAACTATGCAGCAATCCTGGCAAAGCAATCATTGACCGCAAAGGCAGAATCTTCATCGACAGAGAAGGAACCTTCTTCAAATACATCTTGGCATTCCTTCGGAGTGGACAGCTACCAACCCGGTTCACCCAGCAGATTTACCAGGAGGCCCTGTTCTACAACATTGAGCCTCTGGTGGAGCTGCTCAGGGATTCGCCGGAACTGTATGGCGAGCTGGTCGGAAGGCAGCAGTTTTTGAGCGAGGTGCCAAATTACATGGAGAACGTCGAGGTGCTCATTCACCTGGCCAGGGCGGAAAGCGTGGGCTCTCGCCGATCCTGGGTGATGGTCTGTGTGGTCAAAAACAAAGAGGATGAGGCAAAGGTCCTGGAAACCATCAGGGATCTGGGCCCTGACAAGGACTCTCTGGTGAAATTTGGCCCCTGGAGACCTTCGCCAACGGCCTCTGATTTACTGGACTGCATCAAACTGGACATTGAGAAAAGAGGCTACAATGTTTCTTTCCAACCCTACAAAGCAGTGAGAGGACTGCTGTCTTCCTCTTGCAACTTGCTCTttcagtttgttttcacttggTGGTAA